Proteins from one Agelaius phoeniceus isolate bAgePho1 chromosome 10, bAgePho1.hap1, whole genome shotgun sequence genomic window:
- the MRPL44 gene encoding large ribosomal subunit protein mL44, giving the protein MAARLLLRAARPLLAGAGRGTGLSTAFSTAPPPEKKRWLRAYLELQRLQAPPQRRSEKPNWDYHAEIQAFSHRVQENFDLDLLKTAFVNPCYIESEEARRRQLGLDKDAVALQLQENSGLAERGLRFARAYLEQCFEGAYPELPAKGTEALVNFLTSQELVSYVAQNLSIQDLTLCRDFPAPPDVLQRTFLAVIGALLESSGPERTGMFVRDFFIPQLIGKDLFEIWEVVNPMGLLLEELTKRNISAPEPRITRQLGVSTVLPVYFVGLYCDKKMLAEGPGETLLAAEEEAARVALRKLYGYTENRRPWDYSKPKQGLAAEKAISSN; this is encoded by the exons ATGGCCGCGCGGCTGCTGCTgcgggcggcgcggccgctcctggccggggccgggcggggcacTGGGCTCAGCACCGCGTTCAGCACCGCGCCGCCCCCCGAAAAGAAGCGATGGCTTCGGGCGTACCTGGAGCTGCAGCGGCTGCAGGCGCCTCCGCAGCGGCG GTCCGAGAAGCCCAACTGGGATTACCACGCGGAGATCCAAGCCTTCAGCCACCGGGTGCAGGAAAACTTCGACCTGGACCTTCTCAAGACTGCGTTTGTTAACCCCTGCTACATCGAAAGCGAGGAGGCGAGGCGccggcagctggggctggacaAGGACGCGGTCGCTCTTCAGCTTCAGGAGAACAGCGGCCTTGCGGAGCGAGGGCTGCGCTTCGCCCGCGCTTACCTGGAGCAGTGCTTTGAAGGCGCCTACCCAGAGTTACCTGCGAAGGGCACAGAAGCACTGGTTAATTTTCTGACCAGTCAGGAACTCGTCTCTTATGTGGCTCAAAACCTGTCCATACAGGACCTGACGCTCTGCAGGGATTTTCCTGCCCCACCAGACGTGCTGCAGAGGACGTTCCTCGCTGTGATAGGAgccctgctggaaagcagcgGGCCCGAGAGAACCGGCATGTTTGTCAGG GACTTTTTTATTCCCCAGCtgattggaaaagacctgttTGAGATCTGGGAAGTTGTAAATCCTATGGGCTTATTGCTGGAAGAACTGACCAAGAGGAATATCTCTGCTCCAGAACCAAGAATTACCAGGCAGCTGGGAGTCAGCACAGTTCTGCCAGTCTACTTCGTTGGGTTGTACTG tgaTAAGAAGATGTTGGCTGAAGGCCCTGGTGAAACACTGCtggctgcagaggaggaggctgcacgAGTGGCACTGCGGAAGCTCTATGGGTACACAGAGAACAGGAGACCTTGGGATTACTCCAAACCCAAACAAGGATTGGCTGCTGAAAAGGCAATCAGCAGTAACTAG